In a single window of the Notamacropus eugenii isolate mMacEug1 chromosome 4, mMacEug1.pri_v2, whole genome shotgun sequence genome:
- the LOC140498561 gene encoding non-selective voltage-gated ion channel VDAC1-like: protein MPVPPTYDDLGKSARDVFTEGYGFGLIKLDLKTKSENGLEFTSSGSANIETSKVLVSLETKYKWSEYGLIFIENGNTDNTLGTEITVEDQLARGLKLTFDSSFSPNTENDGTKFGGSIYQNAKKKLETAVNLAWTTGNSNTRFGIAAKYQIEPEASFSAKVNNSTLIGLGYTQTLKPGIKLTSSALLDVKNVNAGGHKLGLGLEFQA, encoded by the exons atgCCTGTGCCACCTACTTATGATGACCTTGGAAAATCTGCCAGGGATGTGTTTACTGAGGGTTATGGATTTGGCTTAATAAAATTGGATCTGAAAACAAAGTCTGAAAATGGCCTGGAATTTACAAGTTCAGGTTCAGCAAACATTGAAACCAGCAAAGTTTTGGTCAGTTtggaaacaaaatacaaatggTCTGAATATGGCTTGATATTCATAGAAAATGGGAACACAGACAATACATTGGGCACTGAAATTACTGTTGAAGATCAGCTTGCACGTGGACTGAAGCTGACCTTCGATTCGTCCTTCTCACCTAACACAGA GAATGATGGCACAAAGTTTGGGGGATCTATTTATCAGAACGCGAAGAAGAAGTTGGAAACTGCTGTCAACCTAGCCTGGACAACTGGAAATAGCAATACTCGTTTTGGAATAGCAGCGAAATATCAGATTGAACCTGAGGCCTCTTTTTCTGCTAAAGTGAACAATTCTACCCTGATAGGCTTAGGTTACACCCAGACTCTAAAACCAGGTATCAAACTGACATCATCAGCTTTGCTGGACGTCAAGAATGTCAATGCTGGTGGCCACAAGCTTGGTCTAGGACTGGAATTTCAAGCATAA